In the Arachis hypogaea cultivar Tifrunner chromosome 20, arahy.Tifrunner.gnm2.J5K5, whole genome shotgun sequence genome, aaaagaaaactctaaatcaaataaaaaaatacaaataatataaatacaaGTAGAAAAATTTAAACCCTAATACATAAAGAATACCAACTTTTTTTTACTATCATTACactattaaattttattctatataatgcatctattataataatatatgaatttaaaatttgttggAGGCCAAGGCCACAAAAAGGTTTCCCAAGTCGTGTTGCAACCATATGACTCTATCTCTCTCTTGTATTGTATCTTGAATCCTTAGAATCGGTGTCTGATGGTCCTCATCTCCGCTAGAATATTAACTTAACGTTTTTTTTTGCTTCCTCCCTGGTATTGTATGGGCCGTCTTACAAGTGCAGGGTAACACCCTGGGCCGGATCTACTTCATCGACTGTGTGCTTGCCGCCCAATCCTTCCCAACTCTGACCGCCTGTAGCTAATTTCGAGTAGCGTCTCGTAAGCACCTTCGTGCTGAGCCGTCAGAGCACAACACAAAAGTTGATGCTAAGCTAAAGGTGCATCAATGGATACCTTCTGCCTCAAACACTTCTTCAGCGGCTTTACTAGTCGCCGGCTCATTCTTCAACAAGCATTCTTTATGTCTAAAACTAGAAAAATGAATCAGAACATCGGCTTACCAATCGCTTACCATGTCTCCTCTGTAAGATCTCTTTAGACCCTCCGTCCACCATCGATCATACTCTGTAAAGTCAAGTGTTTCACCTATCTCCATCTCTCGAGCGACTCCCAAGGCTTTCGCCTCTTGTGCGATTTGCTATTGGTGTCGCtgctcttctcctttctctagaATTTAGATTCAATATCAATTCTaacaagcaagaaagaaaagataggTCAGCCTTACCATTGCTTATTTGGTGTTCCAGGAGCTCCCTGTACTTACCCCCCTTGAATCCGTCCCTGGCGGCAGCGACGATGACGAtgttggaggaggaggaggtctgaagtttaaattttaataatttggttaacttagttaatgaaAACACTTGGACACCTagcatttttatctttttatgattttaattttgatctattttaaaaataaaaatattaaaaaaatatatgaaatttaaattaaataaaatttaatttttaatagatttgacattaaatttatttgataatttattataatattaattaaaattgactgttataatattaatttttgaacattattagttaataatataataaactaataaagatttagatttggtgaaattatcatattatttaaataaagataaaatatattttttattcttaaaatttgtcaatttttttttaaattttattctgttttaattttatcttaaaaatttatgatttgtATCTAATGTATCTATGgcggctaaatttttaaaatgtttagAATTAATTCAATAATATTGTTTAACAATTAGGAGTCAGAACTTTGTGTTTGTTCtacttatttatattaaaaaatgtctttttttttgtgaTATTAAAGAAGGTCTTtgtgaaattattgttgaattaatcattaatttttaaaaaattaactgttaaaaatatatttaatataaataaaaaaaatttaaaataaaatttaaataaaacataaaacttacaaatatttttaaatatttttagcaaACTTCCTGGTCAAAATTAATACTTTAccttttaaataaaacttaaaaagacGTTGTTTTAGTGacagtaatattttctttttggtttttaccAAAAGCCCCTTTTTTTCTCCTAATCCCCTCTCTCACTCTCTATTCCTAAACTCAGAAAAACTCTCCGGCCTCCGCTCTTTCTGTGCTCGGCGCCGCCGCTGCTGCTTCTGCTCCGTCCACTCACGTTCGACATCGTGTTTGTTAAGTTACTGGTCGGTGGTGATCGTCTTCGCCTGTGCTTCTCCGCCATTCGCCTCTGCTTCTGCTCCGCCGTTTCTGCCGCTTCCTCTCTCTTTCCTTCGAGTACATTTTCACTCTCCAGCTCCATTATATCTCTTTCAGAATTAGAAATAGCATTTGGTTGTGGCTGTTAGTTTGTTGCATGTTTGTCGCTTAGTCTGTTACTCTGTTAGTGTTAGTAATTTGATAATTGATTCTCTGCTATGGCTGTTACTCTGTTGATGATTGTAGGTTGTGGCTACCGAATGATTCTGAGTTGGTTTGAGTGTTAgacatttttcaggatgtctgagaATGCACCAGGAAATAGAACTTTTAATTGTTATATCAGAATCTGAACTTAGATTGCTTAATCATGAATTGTTGTAATCTAATTGTGAAGGATTTGAATGCACTGCAGCACAAGAGAACTTCTGTTTTGACTTTTATGTGCTTTGTGATAAAATTGTTAACTTAGACTGCTTATATTTGTGTAAAATTTCTATATGAAAGATTCTTTCGTAGtactaatatatgtatttattcacttttttatattttataaatatttaaaataggaGGTAAACTCTTACGTGTCTACAAGTTGACTCAAGGTGATCTCCGCTAATTTACTTAGACTTGCAAGTTTGACATCCTTCGGTAGAATGTCTAGTGAGGCAAGCTTAAGGCTTAAACTCAAGAAAAAGGCTAAGCTAGTTGGAAAAATTTCAAGAAATTCTGGGAGAACTAAAAGAAATGAGGGTTCTTTTGAAGCTAAAAATGGAAATGGTGGATTTACTGGGAAATTGAAGGAAAGGGTGAAGTTCAAAGGAGGTGAAGAAGGATTTGGTGTGAGAAGAAATGTGAAAACTTTGGATTATAGTGGGAAGGACGGTGGAAGGAAGAAGAGAATTTATGGTAAGgaagaagagaaattaaaaactAAGGACGGTGGAAGGAAGAAGAGAATTTATGGTAAGGAAGAagagaaatttaaaactaagGATAGTGAGGTAGTAGTTGAGAATGGGAAGGTTTTGAATGGCATAGCAGCATCGAAGAAGAAAGGCTCGTTGAAGAGAGGGAGTGATCGGAAGTTGAAAGATGAAGTTGTTGGACTGAGGAGTTCGACCAATGGGGGGAGGATGTGGGTTCAAGGTAAACAAAGGGACAGTGCCGGGTCTGAAGCAAAGAATTTGAGTCGAAAGGCTATGGGCAAGGAGAGTGTTGTATTGGCTACTGAGAAACCGAAAGGGAATGTGAAGGAGGATGATTATGGTAGTGGTTTATtgaagaaaaatagagaaaagaaatcTGAAGTGAGCAAGGAGAAAAGCCTAAAGGTTGCATCTCCTCTGAGTTCTGGCAAGAAGAAAACCCAAGATAAAGCAGGGTTGGAGGGTGATGATGATGCCGAGACACAAGACATTaagccaaagaagaagaaacggaTAATCAAGATTGACCCGAATGATATCTCAAACAAGAGACTAGATGATGGCATTGGTATTGATGGTAGGTAACTTATATTCCTCTCTTTGTATAATATATGCTGTTTGCCTGTTGTACTTTGTTTTATTTAGATTGCATATTTGCATTAGGATCTCTAAAATATATTCCAGTAATATACTGGTGATTACTAAAGGTTTGATAATGATTTTATGTTTCCCTAATGATTTTATGCAACCTCTCCTTTTCCATGAGCATAAATGGCAAACCCAGATTTCCACTACACccactttgtttttttttttagtttgtacaGTCTTAGTTTTTTTGAAGAACGTGGACATCTATGCCTTCTCCATTGAGGAAAATATTAGGtttattaaatttaaactaaGTATATCCGAGGACTTACACCTGAACTAAGAACAACATGCTAGGAATTCAGCGGTGCCAATGAATCAATTATATGTTTTTCCTGAATGAGGTTGAAGGTTGAGACTCCATGCTTAACATCTGCTTTGCATAGACTGTCTTTGTTTTTGTGTTTCAATCTAGAAGCTACAAAGGAATGATCAAGAAGGTGGAGTTCTATGTTTCTGTTTGTCTGTGGAACACCCATAATTActtattatttttctcaaatGTGTTTCTATGATTTACACGAGTGCTTTGAGGACTTCCCTTTTGATACACAAAGTAATTTCAGGAAgtaaagaagtgaagaaaaaagaaTGTGAGGAAGAGCATCAGATGTCCAAGAATGCCCAATTCCGTGCGATACAGCCTACCCCTGAAATACTTTCTTTTGTGGAACAAAATGTAATTTGTATGAGTAGGGATATCGTTGTGTTGATTATGTTGTTCATTCATTGTTGCTATGAATGTATTTTGATTGCTTGAACAATGGTTATTATTTGCAGCTTTTGGGGAGGAGACGTTTGATTGACTTAAAAAGGGCAGGCTATAACATAGATCTTTCCGCGCCATTAGACAATATTCCCTTCTCCAGCAGTTCGGAAAGAGAGAGAATTGAAGAAAATGTATGTGACTGCTTAATGCATTTGACATAATATACTTGTAGAATTATTAAAGACACTCATAAGTAGTTTGTTCAATGCTGACATTCGATGCTGATTACCTGCAACAGGCTTTTAGGAATAAATTGGAATTTTTTGCTGCCGCAAAAGCCTCATCATCATTTCCGGCTCCTAATCTGCCAGAGATTGCATTTGCTGGTAGAATTCCGAGCAAACATCAATTCATCTCTATTTATTtgtctctttgtttttcttggtTCACTTCTATTATTTTATTGCGTTGTTGCATTCAATTGGTTACTAGGTAACTTTTATCTTGTTTCTAGTTCCTTTTCTTATCTGTTTTTATCTTCGCtgtatctttgataaaaaaaaaaccttCAACTTTGTAAAGTTGTTTGATGTGcttattattatgtaattaactaattaactaattattataataacaacaaaaaattaactaaaagtaATTTGGTTATTCTTATTGAGTGTTGGTGCAATAATAACAAATATTTCAGGGTAGTTCTTAACATAGATGTCTCAAGAGACAAGTACAAtgatattattttgatttatgtTCTTGTTACCAGGAAGGTCAAATGTTGGGAAGTCATCACTTCTTAATGCACTCACTAGACAGTGGGGGGTTGTACGAACGTCAGACAAGCCTGGCCTTACCCAGGTGACTATGCTCTTAAAAATTGTCATGTATGGCAATTCAAAAGATAGGTatcaaaattttgaatattttgtcGATCTAATAATGAATTTTATGCAGACAATTAACTTCTTCCAATTGGGAAAGAAGCTTTGTTTAGTTGATTTGCCAGGATATGGATTTGCATATGCAAAAGAAGAAGTCAAAGAAGCTTGGGAAGAGCTTGTAAGTTTAcagattttattttatcttttagtgTTCATGTCTTAAATCCTCACAAGTGCAATCATACCACACATGCTTGTCTGTTTAGGTCATGGCAGCTGGCATGAGAAATTGATAGAACACAGTTAATAGAACACTGTTAAGGCGAAACAGAAACAACTCAACAACGAATAGAACTAgagtaattttcttattttaatactCTGAAGAGATGATCAAAAGCTCCCCAATTCAGGGAAATAAAGAAGAAACGACAAATAGAGATATAGCTGGAATTAGGTAACAAGCTAGAGTACAAAGAAGCTCTAAGCAGTCCAGAACTCAATCCTCTCATAAAACTTAAACTTAAAGTGTACTCCCATAAAGGTAAGTCAGATCTGCCCCCCTTCTATCTGGGCAATCTGTCCTACTAAGACTCAATTCTTGTTATTTACGGTTGTGAcctcctattttctcttttttctttgtctGTTTTCCTCCAATAAA is a window encoding:
- the LOC112783780 gene encoding uncharacterized protein; the encoded protein is MSSEASLRLKLKKKAKLVGKISRNSGRTKRNEGSFEAKNGNGGFTGKLKERVKFKGGEEGFGVRRNVKTLDYSGKDGGRKKRIYGKEEEKLKTKDGGRKKRIYGKEEEKFKTKDSEVVVENGKVLNGIAASKKKGSLKRGSDRKLKDEVVGLRSSTNGGRMWVQGKQRDSAGSEAKNLSRKAMGKESVVLATEKPKGNVKEDDYGSGLLKKNREKKSEVSKEKSLKVASPLSSGKKKTQDKAGLEGDDDAETQDIKPKKKKRIIKIDPNDISNKRLDDGIGIDGSKEVKKKECEEEHQMSKNAQFRAIQPTPEILSFVEQNLLGRRRLIDLKRAGYNIDLSAPLDNIPFSSSSERERIEENAFRNKLEFFAAAKASSSFPAPNLPEIAFAGRSNVGKSSLLNALTRQWGVVRTSDKPGLTQTINFFQLGKKLCLVDLPGYGFAYAKEEVKEAWEELVKEYVSTRVGLKRVCLLIDTKWGMKARDYELIELMERSKTKYQIVLTKTDTVFPIDVARRATQIEESLLQNKSVVQPLMMVSSKSGAGIRSLRTVLANIARFVKV